One segment of Theobroma cacao cultivar B97-61/B2 chromosome 9, Criollo_cocoa_genome_V2, whole genome shotgun sequence DNA contains the following:
- the LOC18590965 gene encoding arp2/3 complex-activating protein rickA: MESQRGQFFSWAYFCQGKTMEELRHSLLYTTLELEQTRLAVQEELRKRDDQLIQLKELLSKAMRERDEAQEKCQRLFLEKLLLHQQQQQQQQQQVAPLSGVSSIEDEPRRGIDSNNGFSSSDCEESIVSSPVLDPIQQPQLPPAPPQAPTPPQSMPQATIELVPEKPLPEKGKLLQAVMKAGPLLQTLLLAGPLPQWRHPPPPLESFEIPPVTIPSPPPPPPQLLHQDSLISINGCNTLNTCGKVNRKRGLYDASDSPAETKYQRLLLH; this comes from the exons ATGGAGAGTCAGAGAGGTCAATTCTTTAGCTGGGCTTACTTCTGTCAGGGAAAG ACAATGGAAGAGCTTAGGCATTCTCTTTTGTATACTACTCTTGAGCTGGAACAGACAAGGTTGGCAGTTCAGGAGGAGCTGAGAAAGAGGGATGATCAGTTAATTCAACTAAAAGAGTTGCTGAGCAAGGCAATGAGGGAGAGGGATGAAGCACAGGAGAAATGTCAAAGACTTTTCCTTGAGAAGCTCCTGCTTCACCAACAGCaacagcaacaacaacaacagcaAGTTGCTCCTCTATCTGGAGTTTCTAGCATTGAAGATGAGCCCAGAAGAGGAATTGACTCCAACAATGGCTTCTCATCATCTGATTGTGAGGAAAGCATTGTTTCATCTCCTGTTCTCGACCCAATTCAACAACCCCAACTGCCACCAGCACCACCACAGGCGCCAACACCACCTCAATCCATGCCACAAGCGACCATCGAGCTGGTCCCTGAAAAGCCATTACCTGAAAAGGGAAAGCTTTTGCAGGCAGTGATGAAAGCTGGTCCACTCTTGCAAACCCTTCTTTTAGCTGGACCACTGCCTCAATGGAGACACCCACCACCACCACTCGAGTCCTTCGAGATCCCACCTGTGACCATCCCttcaccaccaccaccaccccCACAACTCCTCCACCAAGACTCCTTGATCAGCATTAACGGTTGCAACACCCTAAACACCTGTGGTAAAGTTAACAGGAAAAGGGGTCTTTATGATGCCTCTGATTCTCCTGCAGAGACCAAGTACCAAAGATTACTTCTCCATTGA